One window of Phycodurus eques isolate BA_2022a chromosome 17, UOR_Pequ_1.1, whole genome shotgun sequence genomic DNA carries:
- the proser1 gene encoding proline and serine-rich protein 1 isoform X1 yields the protein MDKKSFDIVLDEIKKCVLTDQRIKAIEQVHGYFSSEQVMDILKYFSWAEPQIKAVKALQHKMVAIPTTKVANILNCFTFSKDRLIVLELIALNISDAHNYRPVEDMFRIHLSEKKRARRILEQVCKVGCKAPVAMISSCGMIPGNPYPKGRPSLVTGTFPGIPPIKKEGEKKDDTSNSMEGKGIAARIIGPSKPFPSSYNPHRPVPYPIPPCRPHSTIAPSAYNNAGLVSMGGVITANVPPPPYNSAHKLAGYAKPGNPQNKTPGVNSVPLLIPHGSTPSTPAPPQASPSQPPPTTPITPVFPGMVPSHHSPSHAPSPSVIKAGPQTPTPSSVIKAHTPSGTPCGTPVLGSGGFSPSPFHSHSQPGTPATSRGGADVLSQMNSMGSNQQRPFSQSTDHPFQSVQPQAGNHSGSVIRSYTPSETPSNAAGSSTPVVPSCSTPGPSPKPSPAHSAQAQAAMGPPGLLQHEQQRAAISRHSGGGGSGSNSPVPSAFKGTSRSSTPSLSPLVVPGSAQAALARSLGLSHPPGSPQVSLASPVAISGLQALSASPGPPHYPGLSSFPALSSSLPPTSISSSSNISNPSPNSIFHSLAPNAAPSAASPFSLALTSAPSVFPGLPPGASPAAFTGLGVSGGHGAGSPVLPSFMGLPGASTSSIASVAPMQAAVAAAAAAAGVPASSPVLPGFASAFSSNFQPGLSGGLQAPASSAFPGLLSFPGVPGFSSAASPAALSNLHNPAMQPAVLQAHPTSALEGLPPQPNVFTNYSAGPGNPFPLQPGLHPQLGWQ from the exons ATGGATAAGAAATCATTTGACATAGTCTTGGATGAAATAAAGAAG TGTGTCCTGACTGATCAACGGATTAAAGCCATTGAGCAGGTTCATGGATACTTTTCCAGCGAACAG GTCATGGACATATTGAAATACTTCTCTTGGGCAGAACcacaaattaaagcagtaaaaGCTCTGCAGCAT AAAATGGTTGCAATCCCCACCACCAAAGTTGCCAACATTCTGAATTGCTTCACATTTTCAAAGGACAGACTTATTGTCTTGGAGCTGATCGCTTT GAACATTTCAGATGCCCACAATTACCGTCCTGTGGAAGATATGTTTCGCATACACTTGTCGGAGAAGAAGCGCGCACGCAGGATCCTGGAGCAG GTATGTAAAGTTGGTTGCAAGGCTCCTGTAGCCATGATCTCATCCTGCGGTATGATACCAGGAAATCCATATCCAAAAGGCAGACCCAGTCTAGTTACTGGCACATTCCCA ggaatCCCTCCAATAAAGAAAGAAggagagaagaaagatgacACTTCTAACAGTATGGAGGGGAAAGGGATTGCTGCTCGAATAATCGGACCCTCCAAACCT TTCCCTTCAAGCTACAATCCCCATCGGCCCGTGCCCTACCCCATACCTCCGTGCAGACCCCATTCTACCATTGCACCAA GTGCGTATAACAACGCCGGCCTTGTTTCTATGGGAGGGGTCATAACGGCCAATGTGCCCCCTCCCCCATACAACTCTGCCCACAAACTAGCAG GCTACGCCAAACCAGGCAATCCCCAGAACAAGACACCAGGAGTCAACAGCGTGCCGCTGCTAATTCCTCATGGCTCCACCCCGTCCACCCCAGCCCCACCGCAGGCCTCCCCTTCTCAGCCACCCCCTACAACTCCCATCACACCTGTTTTTCCCGGCATGGTGCCCTCTCACCACTCTCCGTCACACGCTCCGTCACCATCTGTCATTAAAGCAGGTCCGCAGACCCCTACACCATCTTCTGTCATAAAAGCCCACACCCCCTCAGGTACCCCTTGTGGAACTCCTGTTCTTGGCAGTGGGGGCTTCTCCCCTTCGCCTTTCCATTCTCATTCTCAACCAGGCACCCCGGCCACCTCCCGCGGCGGCGCCGATGTCCTGTCTCAGATGAACTCCATGGGATCAAATCAGCAGAGGCCTTTTTCCCAGTCTACAGACCACCCTTTTCAGAGTGTACAACCACAAGCAGGTAACCACTCTGGCTCAGTGATCCGTAGCTACACCCCCTCTGAAACGCCATCTAATGCCGCTGGGTCCTCCACTCCAGTGGTTCCGAGTTGTTCCACCCCAGGCCCCAGCCCCAAACCCTCCCCTGCCCACTCTGCCCAGGCTCAGGCGGCCATGGGCCCGCCTGGACTCCTTCAGCACGAGCAGCAACGTGCAGCCATCAGTAGACACAGTGGGGGTGGCGGCAGTGGCAGTAACAGCCCCGTGCCCTCCGCTTTCAAGGGGACATCTCGCTCTAGCACGCCGTCTCTTAGCCCTCTGGTGGTACCGGGTTCAGCCCAGGCTGCACTGGCCCGTTCCCTGGGGCTCTCGCACCCCCCAGGCTCTCCTCAAGTCTCCCTCGCCAGTCCCGTCGCCATCAGCGGCCTCCAGGCTTTGTCTGCCAGCCCAGGACCACCTCACTATCCTGGGCTGTCCTCTTTCCCTGCTCtttcctcctccctccctcctacCTCCATCTCCTCATCAAGCAACATCTCAAACCCTTCCCCCAACTCCATCTTCCACAGCCTGGCTCCCAATGCTGCACCTAGTGCGGCATCTCCTTTCAGCCTAGCCCTCACCTCTGCTCCCTCTGTATTCCCAGGCCTTCCGCCTGGTGCAAGCCCCGCTGCTTTCACAGGTTTGGGAGTTTCAGGAGGGCACGGTGCAGGGAGCCCCGTGTTGCCTTCATTCATGGGATTACCAGGAGCCTCAACGTCCTCCATTGCGTCGGTCGCACCAATGCAAGCGGCTGTagcggcggcggcagcggcaGCCGGTGTTCCAGCATCATCTCCGGTTTTACCCGGTTTTGCATCTGCCTTCAGCTCCAACTTCCAGCCTGG TTTGAGCGGCGGCCTCCAAGCTCCAGCAAGCAGCGCCTTCCCGGGCCTGCTGTCCTTTCCAGGTGTCCCAGGCTTTTCTTCCGCTGCCTCCCCTGCCGCTCTCAGTAACCTCCACAATCCAGCCATGCAGCCTGCCGTGctgcag GCTCATCCAACATCCGCTTTGGAGGGCTTACCTCCTCAACCCAACGTGTTCACCAACTACTCCGCAGGCCCAGGAAACCCCTTCCCCCTCCAGCCGGGCCTGCACCCCCAGTTGGGTTGGCAGTGA
- the proser1 gene encoding proline and serine-rich protein 1 isoform X2, whose amino-acid sequence MDKKSFDIVLDEIKKCVLTDQRIKAIEQVHGYFSSEQVMDILKYFSWAEPQIKAVKALQHKMVAIPTTKVANILNCFTFSKDRLIVLELIALNISDAHNYRPVEDMFRIHLSEKKRARRILEQVCKVGCKAPVAMISSCGMIPGNPYPKGRPSLVTGTFPGIPPIKKEGEKKDDTSNSMEGKGIAARIIGPSKPFPSSYNPHRPVPYPIPPCRPHSTIAPSYAKPGNPQNKTPGVNSVPLLIPHGSTPSTPAPPQASPSQPPPTTPITPVFPGMVPSHHSPSHAPSPSVIKAGPQTPTPSSVIKAHTPSGTPCGTPVLGSGGFSPSPFHSHSQPGTPATSRGGADVLSQMNSMGSNQQRPFSQSTDHPFQSVQPQAGNHSGSVIRSYTPSETPSNAAGSSTPVVPSCSTPGPSPKPSPAHSAQAQAAMGPPGLLQHEQQRAAISRHSGGGGSGSNSPVPSAFKGTSRSSTPSLSPLVVPGSAQAALARSLGLSHPPGSPQVSLASPVAISGLQALSASPGPPHYPGLSSFPALSSSLPPTSISSSSNISNPSPNSIFHSLAPNAAPSAASPFSLALTSAPSVFPGLPPGASPAAFTGLGVSGGHGAGSPVLPSFMGLPGASTSSIASVAPMQAAVAAAAAAAGVPASSPVLPGFASAFSSNFQPGLSGGLQAPASSAFPGLLSFPGVPGFSSAASPAALSNLHNPAMQPAVLQAHPTSALEGLPPQPNVFTNYSAGPGNPFPLQPGLHPQLGWQ is encoded by the exons ATGGATAAGAAATCATTTGACATAGTCTTGGATGAAATAAAGAAG TGTGTCCTGACTGATCAACGGATTAAAGCCATTGAGCAGGTTCATGGATACTTTTCCAGCGAACAG GTCATGGACATATTGAAATACTTCTCTTGGGCAGAACcacaaattaaagcagtaaaaGCTCTGCAGCAT AAAATGGTTGCAATCCCCACCACCAAAGTTGCCAACATTCTGAATTGCTTCACATTTTCAAAGGACAGACTTATTGTCTTGGAGCTGATCGCTTT GAACATTTCAGATGCCCACAATTACCGTCCTGTGGAAGATATGTTTCGCATACACTTGTCGGAGAAGAAGCGCGCACGCAGGATCCTGGAGCAG GTATGTAAAGTTGGTTGCAAGGCTCCTGTAGCCATGATCTCATCCTGCGGTATGATACCAGGAAATCCATATCCAAAAGGCAGACCCAGTCTAGTTACTGGCACATTCCCA ggaatCCCTCCAATAAAGAAAGAAggagagaagaaagatgacACTTCTAACAGTATGGAGGGGAAAGGGATTGCTGCTCGAATAATCGGACCCTCCAAACCT TTCCCTTCAAGCTACAATCCCCATCGGCCCGTGCCCTACCCCATACCTCCGTGCAGACCCCATTCTACCATTGCACCAA GCTACGCCAAACCAGGCAATCCCCAGAACAAGACACCAGGAGTCAACAGCGTGCCGCTGCTAATTCCTCATGGCTCCACCCCGTCCACCCCAGCCCCACCGCAGGCCTCCCCTTCTCAGCCACCCCCTACAACTCCCATCACACCTGTTTTTCCCGGCATGGTGCCCTCTCACCACTCTCCGTCACACGCTCCGTCACCATCTGTCATTAAAGCAGGTCCGCAGACCCCTACACCATCTTCTGTCATAAAAGCCCACACCCCCTCAGGTACCCCTTGTGGAACTCCTGTTCTTGGCAGTGGGGGCTTCTCCCCTTCGCCTTTCCATTCTCATTCTCAACCAGGCACCCCGGCCACCTCCCGCGGCGGCGCCGATGTCCTGTCTCAGATGAACTCCATGGGATCAAATCAGCAGAGGCCTTTTTCCCAGTCTACAGACCACCCTTTTCAGAGTGTACAACCACAAGCAGGTAACCACTCTGGCTCAGTGATCCGTAGCTACACCCCCTCTGAAACGCCATCTAATGCCGCTGGGTCCTCCACTCCAGTGGTTCCGAGTTGTTCCACCCCAGGCCCCAGCCCCAAACCCTCCCCTGCCCACTCTGCCCAGGCTCAGGCGGCCATGGGCCCGCCTGGACTCCTTCAGCACGAGCAGCAACGTGCAGCCATCAGTAGACACAGTGGGGGTGGCGGCAGTGGCAGTAACAGCCCCGTGCCCTCCGCTTTCAAGGGGACATCTCGCTCTAGCACGCCGTCTCTTAGCCCTCTGGTGGTACCGGGTTCAGCCCAGGCTGCACTGGCCCGTTCCCTGGGGCTCTCGCACCCCCCAGGCTCTCCTCAAGTCTCCCTCGCCAGTCCCGTCGCCATCAGCGGCCTCCAGGCTTTGTCTGCCAGCCCAGGACCACCTCACTATCCTGGGCTGTCCTCTTTCCCTGCTCtttcctcctccctccctcctacCTCCATCTCCTCATCAAGCAACATCTCAAACCCTTCCCCCAACTCCATCTTCCACAGCCTGGCTCCCAATGCTGCACCTAGTGCGGCATCTCCTTTCAGCCTAGCCCTCACCTCTGCTCCCTCTGTATTCCCAGGCCTTCCGCCTGGTGCAAGCCCCGCTGCTTTCACAGGTTTGGGAGTTTCAGGAGGGCACGGTGCAGGGAGCCCCGTGTTGCCTTCATTCATGGGATTACCAGGAGCCTCAACGTCCTCCATTGCGTCGGTCGCACCAATGCAAGCGGCTGTagcggcggcggcagcggcaGCCGGTGTTCCAGCATCATCTCCGGTTTTACCCGGTTTTGCATCTGCCTTCAGCTCCAACTTCCAGCCTGG TTTGAGCGGCGGCCTCCAAGCTCCAGCAAGCAGCGCCTTCCCGGGCCTGCTGTCCTTTCCAGGTGTCCCAGGCTTTTCTTCCGCTGCCTCCCCTGCCGCTCTCAGTAACCTCCACAATCCAGCCATGCAGCCTGCCGTGctgcag GCTCATCCAACATCCGCTTTGGAGGGCTTACCTCCTCAACCCAACGTGTTCACCAACTACTCCGCAGGCCCAGGAAACCCCTTCCCCCTCCAGCCGGGCCTGCACCCCCAGTTGGGTTGGCAGTGA